The following proteins are co-located in the Blastopirellula marina genome:
- a CDS encoding M56 family metallopeptidase, which translates to MSIDHLLDACGWTLIHFLWQGTVIGVVLLLALACVPYARAQLRYLIACTALTSMAAIATLTFAWEVAQPAVVAVVQESKLLEASEPSAEPVPIEDRSIEPASLTEVPPAIEMERIGVGTFTAPTDNELSWAQWLSVGLAPWLDRFVLVWSVGVALLALRLAVNWFAVQQLRSTGHTIEEVRWQEPLMRLRQRLRIRGSVSLRQSAAITVPMVLGWLRPVILVPTEMVSGLTPGQLEAILAHELAHIRRYDYAVNLLQNLAETVLFFHPAVWWASAQIRKERECCCDAIAAELCHGPLPYSEALLAVETFRSSTPLAIAASGGSLLQRIRRLTGQPSRSPQAAGAMLVLLVVVGLATIFALQTSEASAEDDASTISDEQATKLAIAAHAKARAIDRLPRFYSQIDYRNGDVATMTAEEVVSLENLRRALTEPVAEEKWVNIDNLLAWDATRVLSESLSHRNSRDNDGGSDWYAVRYYDSKEAWCQERSGTRPARFFRLPSFEKSWQHSSPLAYQFIQATPRTFWWGDNDYHNTCHNRVDPAIVTYRHLGQEEMGGETCDIVESKGRAERLWIGRKTGLIHAALYYVYYGGKSDLVHEHPAVKKIAGQMFPSAKDYYAWYRQQKSQLTSAEIDELGEAFFEANFDHMANASCFVQFGDYQEISPGAWYPFTQDRIVCHTSKEGEGKYAYIRCESRVKKCTTDVDLTERIEKLKPQTGDFVQDQRVADAVIEYDWRDDISQAEIDHLVQQKQLELQKSQELIDKLKVPMQKLVGQAAPPLTDGKWLGEQPQLSGKPTLVHFWAAWCGPCKNDYAILNQIAKKGQVIGIHPPGTPADDIAAAIQDGAHVYPTFAAAKSDEDLVGGYPVKMYPYCVVLDAEGRVAAHGSLHDVASKFHELNDAVALAAENKEAEDPQESPEEEKPKDAKLSFAERQKKLKQEAAPYLQAMIEAGYRLDDDQNIKRIAPPFPDSRAKWYKAAHPSQYQSIPAGPDLLTFHYSEGNLESWRMVFGGQHIGSIVETMFDIYPQNIAGPSDFLSTQITGDWVVRPEAKGEKLLPELSTIFNDQLKLNVKMRFEDQEREVYVMKGKYKFKPLPEFVPKEDAPRHAYSQYDTIEIFGAKAFPDGGAGGGTGTFQLFNQWLGRWIDVPIVIEATNLPEQNVSFRLHAPSPATPVELQMAHDPDLVLATISSQTGLEFVKEKRKVRMLVIEPGE; encoded by the coding sequence ATGAGTATCGATCACCTTCTCGATGCCTGTGGCTGGACGTTGATTCACTTCCTGTGGCAAGGCACCGTGATTGGGGTGGTCTTGCTTCTGGCGCTGGCCTGTGTGCCGTATGCCCGTGCACAGCTGCGTTATCTGATTGCCTGCACGGCGTTGACCAGCATGGCGGCGATTGCGACGCTGACCTTCGCCTGGGAAGTCGCGCAACCAGCAGTGGTTGCTGTGGTGCAAGAATCCAAACTTCTCGAAGCTTCAGAACCCTCTGCGGAACCCGTTCCCATCGAGGATCGTTCGATTGAGCCCGCCTCGCTGACGGAGGTTCCACCTGCGATCGAAATGGAGCGGATCGGTGTAGGAACATTTACCGCTCCCACAGACAACGAATTATCTTGGGCACAATGGCTATCCGTCGGCCTGGCCCCGTGGCTTGATCGATTCGTACTCGTGTGGTCGGTGGGCGTCGCGTTACTCGCCTTGCGACTGGCTGTGAATTGGTTCGCCGTACAACAGCTTCGCAGCACTGGCCATACAATCGAAGAGGTTCGCTGGCAGGAACCGCTCATGCGGCTGCGTCAACGTTTGCGGATTCGTGGTTCGGTGTCGCTGCGACAGTCGGCGGCGATTACCGTGCCAATGGTCTTGGGCTGGCTGCGACCGGTAATTCTAGTTCCGACGGAAATGGTCAGTGGGCTGACGCCGGGACAACTCGAAGCGATCTTGGCCCATGAACTAGCCCACATTCGCCGTTACGACTACGCGGTTAACCTGCTACAAAACCTGGCCGAAACAGTCCTGTTCTTTCATCCGGCCGTATGGTGGGCCTCGGCCCAGATTCGGAAAGAGCGGGAATGCTGCTGCGACGCGATCGCGGCCGAGCTTTGTCATGGTCCGCTACCATATTCCGAGGCCCTTCTGGCGGTTGAAACCTTCCGCAGCAGCACACCGTTGGCGATTGCTGCCAGTGGAGGCTCGCTGCTGCAGCGCATCCGTCGCCTGACCGGCCAACCTTCGCGTTCGCCACAAGCCGCCGGAGCAATGCTGGTACTCTTGGTTGTGGTAGGACTGGCAACGATCTTCGCGTTGCAAACGTCCGAAGCTTCCGCCGAGGACGATGCGTCCACGATTTCGGACGAACAGGCAACAAAGCTGGCCATAGCGGCTCATGCGAAAGCCAGAGCGATCGACCGCTTGCCCCGGTTTTACAGTCAGATCGATTACCGCAACGGTGATGTGGCAACCATGACGGCTGAAGAGGTCGTGTCCCTTGAAAACCTCCGCCGCGCACTGACAGAGCCGGTCGCCGAAGAGAAGTGGGTCAACATTGACAACCTACTGGCCTGGGATGCCACTCGTGTCTTGAGTGAATCCCTCTCCCACAGAAACTCGCGAGATAACGATGGAGGATCGGATTGGTACGCCGTACGGTATTACGATTCGAAAGAGGCATGGTGTCAGGAACGGTCGGGCACGCGTCCAGCTCGCTTCTTTCGACTACCCAGTTTCGAAAAGTCGTGGCAACATTCTTCTCCCCTTGCTTATCAATTCATTCAAGCGACACCGCGTACGTTTTGGTGGGGTGACAACGATTATCACAACACGTGCCACAATCGCGTCGATCCTGCCATCGTTACCTATCGTCATCTGGGTCAAGAGGAGATGGGAGGTGAAACATGCGACATTGTGGAATCGAAGGGGCGCGCGGAACGGCTTTGGATTGGTCGCAAAACGGGACTGATTCATGCCGCGCTCTATTACGTGTACTACGGTGGCAAAAGTGACTTGGTGCATGAGCATCCAGCGGTGAAGAAGATCGCAGGCCAAATGTTTCCCTCGGCGAAAGATTACTATGCGTGGTATCGACAACAAAAATCACAGCTGACATCTGCGGAAATCGACGAATTGGGCGAAGCATTTTTTGAGGCCAATTTCGACCACATGGCCAACGCTTCCTGTTTTGTCCAGTTCGGTGACTATCAAGAGATCTCTCCCGGAGCTTGGTATCCCTTCACCCAGGATCGAATCGTTTGCCACACCAGCAAAGAAGGCGAGGGAAAGTATGCTTACATCCGCTGCGAGAGTCGTGTGAAGAAGTGTACGACCGATGTCGATCTCACCGAGCGGATAGAAAAACTGAAACCGCAGACGGGTGACTTTGTACAAGACCAACGGGTTGCCGATGCAGTTATCGAGTACGACTGGCGAGACGACATTTCTCAAGCGGAAATCGATCACCTAGTGCAACAAAAGCAGCTGGAACTACAGAAAAGCCAGGAGTTGATCGATAAGCTGAAAGTCCCCATGCAAAAGCTAGTCGGTCAGGCCGCGCCTCCCTTAACGGATGGCAAGTGGCTGGGCGAGCAGCCGCAGCTAAGTGGCAAGCCGACGCTGGTTCACTTCTGGGCGGCGTGGTGTGGTCCTTGCAAAAACGATTACGCAATCCTAAATCAAATCGCGAAAAAAGGGCAAGTGATCGGCATTCATCCGCCAGGGACGCCAGCGGATGACATCGCTGCCGCCATCCAAGATGGCGCGCATGTCTATCCAACGTTTGCCGCGGCCAAGTCAGACGAAGACCTGGTCGGTGGTTACCCAGTGAAGATGTATCCCTACTGCGTCGTACTCGACGCCGAAGGCCGAGTCGCCGCACATGGTTCGCTGCACGATGTGGCCAGCAAATTTCATGAGTTGAACGATGCTGTCGCGTTGGCGGCAGAGAACAAGGAAGCGGAAGATCCGCAAGAGTCGCCTGAGGAGGAGAAACCCAAAGACGCGAAACTCTCGTTCGCCGAGCGGCAAAAGAAACTCAAACAGGAAGCCGCACCTTATTTACAAGCGATGATCGAAGCAGGCTATCGACTTGATGATGACCAGAATATCAAACGGATTGCCCCACCGTTTCCTGATTCGCGGGCAAAGTGGTACAAAGCCGCCCATCCGTCCCAGTATCAGTCGATTCCCGCTGGCCCCGATTTGCTGACGTTCCACTACAGCGAAGGCAACCTGGAAAGCTGGCGGATGGTTTTCGGTGGCCAGCACATCGGTTCGATCGTGGAGACGATGTTCGATATCTATCCACAAAACATCGCAGGACCAAGCGACTTCCTATCAACCCAAATAACTGGCGACTGGGTCGTGCGCCCGGAGGCCAAAGGTGAGAAGCTTTTGCCAGAACTGAGCACCATTTTCAACGATCAGTTGAAGCTGAACGTGAAGATGCGTTTCGAGGATCAGGAACGGGAGGTCTACGTCATGAAAGGAAAGTACAAGTTCAAGCCGCTGCCGGAGTTCGTACCGAAAGAGGATGCCCCGCGCCACGCCTACTCTCAGTACGATACGATTGAAATCTTCGGCGCGAAAGCCTTTCCTGATGGCGGGGCCGGGGGAGGAACGGGCACTTTCCAGCTCTTCAATCAATGGCTGGGACGCTGGATTGACGTCCCGATCGTCATCGAAGCGACCAACTTGCCGGAACAGAATGTCTCGTTCCGCCTTCATGCTCCGAGTCCGGCCACCCCGGTCGAACTACAGATGGCGCATGATCCGGACCTGGTGTTAGCAACTATCTCGTCCCAGACAGGGCTGGAATTTGTGAAGGAGAAACGCAAAGTGCGGATGCTGGTGATTGAGCCGGGTGAATAA
- a CDS encoding PQQ-binding-like beta-propeller repeat protein: MSSDQPNQDVNPSAANQKTPRYVPPMWVWITSVVLLVIGMIGFFGSELGKGPLAAWYDSVWFLRDGAICNLFLLIGGFFAFFIPLMWITFRSSWPTGIRLLPLAVVVLMVGGFFAVFEIKAVSGYTVPRFGYRWGKEPDQRLEDIAGTAPEAVAEQDAQTELSPDPNAWPQFLGPERNNRLPGPKLATDWGAKPPQELWRMPIGAGWSGFAVQHGRIYTMEQRGENELVTCYDIEKLDDAGKPTLIWATGIEARHYTVMGYAGPRCTPLLFDGRVYASGATGVLRCLDQASGKVVWQHDLKEMYGVTPDVETANIAWGRANSPLAYELDDRKIVIIPAGGADSKNEEEMVSLVAFDAATGETVWEGGHQQISYASPCIIQVDGADQICSINEATITGHDPATGKELWSMEWPGSSHANATCSQVHSLGNNQFFVSKGYGQGARTFEVKPSGEDGFTVEALWDNSRVLNTKFTNVSILKDDIFGIDDGILEKVTIGEKRPEWRERGFGHGQVLLVGDVLLVMGEEGNLAAVDTSSDKYHEYGRLKALSSEVAATWNPLCLYGDLLLVRNAEEAACYQLATEE, from the coding sequence ATGAGCAGCGACCAACCCAACCAAGACGTCAATCCATCCGCCGCGAACCAGAAAACGCCGCGCTACGTGCCACCCATGTGGGTTTGGATCACATCGGTCGTGTTGCTGGTGATTGGCATGATCGGCTTTTTTGGCAGCGAACTCGGCAAAGGCCCACTCGCAGCGTGGTACGATTCCGTTTGGTTTCTGCGTGATGGAGCGATCTGCAATTTGTTTCTCCTGATTGGCGGCTTCTTCGCCTTCTTTATCCCGCTGATGTGGATCACGTTCCGTAGCAGTTGGCCGACCGGAATTCGCCTGCTTCCTTTGGCAGTCGTGGTGCTGATGGTCGGTGGCTTCTTCGCCGTTTTTGAGATCAAAGCGGTCTCCGGTTACACCGTTCCCCGCTTCGGCTATCGCTGGGGGAAAGAACCGGACCAACGACTTGAAGATATCGCTGGCACGGCGCCTGAAGCCGTTGCGGAACAAGATGCGCAAACCGAGCTGTCGCCTGATCCCAACGCCTGGCCGCAGTTCCTCGGTCCCGAGCGTAACAACCGCTTGCCTGGTCCGAAGTTGGCCACTGATTGGGGCGCGAAGCCACCCCAGGAGCTATGGCGAATGCCGATCGGCGCTGGCTGGTCGGGCTTCGCCGTGCAGCATGGTCGCATCTACACTATGGAGCAGCGTGGTGAGAACGAGTTGGTCACCTGCTACGACATCGAAAAGCTCGACGATGCAGGAAAGCCGACGTTGATTTGGGCGACTGGTATCGAAGCTCGGCATTACACCGTAATGGGCTACGCTGGCCCGCGTTGCACTCCCCTGCTCTTCGATGGTCGCGTCTATGCTTCGGGAGCCACAGGCGTTCTCCGCTGCCTCGATCAAGCCAGTGGGAAAGTCGTCTGGCAGCACGATCTGAAGGAAATGTACGGGGTCACTCCCGACGTCGAGACCGCCAATATCGCTTGGGGCCGAGCTAACAGCCCGCTGGCCTATGAACTTGATGATCGCAAGATCGTGATCATTCCTGCCGGCGGTGCTGATTCCAAGAACGAGGAAGAGATGGTTTCGCTGGTTGCCTTCGATGCCGCTACGGGAGAAACGGTGTGGGAAGGTGGCCACCAGCAAATCAGCTATGCTTCACCCTGCATCATTCAAGTCGACGGTGCCGATCAGATTTGTAGTATCAACGAAGCCACGATCACCGGTCACGATCCGGCAACCGGCAAAGAGTTGTGGTCGATGGAGTGGCCAGGCAGCTCGCACGCCAATGCGACCTGCTCGCAAGTTCACTCGCTGGGTAACAACCAGTTCTTTGTCTCCAAGGGGTACGGCCAAGGGGCGCGCACTTTCGAGGTCAAGCCGTCCGGCGAAGATGGCTTCACCGTCGAAGCGTTGTGGGATAACAGCCGCGTGCTCAATACCAAGTTCACCAACGTTTCGATTTTGAAGGACGACATCTTCGGAATTGACGACGGCATCCTTGAAAAGGTCACGATCGGCGAGAAGCGCCCTGAGTGGCGCGAGCGTGGCTTCGGACATGGACAGGTTCTGCTGGTCGGTGATGTGTTACTCGTGATGGGCGAAGAAGGTAACTTGGCTGCCGTCGACACTAGCTCGGACAAGTATCATGAATATGGCCGCCTCAAAGCGCTCTCCAGCGAAGTCGCCGCCACCTGGAACCCACTCTGCCTCTACGGCGACTTGCTGCTCGTTCGCAACGCCGAAGAAGCGGCCTGTTACCAGCTGGCGACCGAGGAGTAG
- a CDS encoding fructose-bisphosphatase class III: protein MQSSSHSFKRAEADLSLIELLALQFPNIDAAIAESARLAAVQTLPKGVVHVISDIHGEDKKLQHVINNASGTLRPLVEEMFAETLTEAEQEEFLTLIFYPAEVTQRVGETVTEPDEIRAYAQRMLMPQLELLRFLVSNFSLRLATNVFPAEYRELLLEMMHAPSTERGPAFVGAILDELVRRDRALHLIHLLGRLIRNLAVDELIIAGDLWDRGPRGDRVMDYLRLQPNVEFIWGNHDVLWLAASLGHEAALCTVLRISLRYRRIGQLDEGYSVPLTPLEHLARTVYADDPAERFMPKGEGMRPREVVARMQKAIAIIQFKMEGKMIERNPQWDLDHRRLMHRIDHAQGTIQIDGKTYELRDTNFPTVNPDNPYELTPEEATCLSALKNSFLNSQKLREQMRFLVGYGSMYLKRDECLIFHGCVPTDEEGNFLPLEIDGRSLSGRAMFEEIEKVVRRAVVDSDEPDLDFLWYLWSGPRSPLFGKDRIATLERDFIADKSSHHESKDAYFSLIHEVDFCDKVLAEFGMDPEGGLIVNGHVPVKVEAGESPLKRSGKAITIDGAFSEAYGDFGYTLVLEPGRIVLAQHSHFESVDAAIRDGVDIIPQVQSIREFASPRHTRDTERGQRIRYRIEMLERLIEAYQTNRLHERPMKVSG from the coding sequence GTGCAATCGTCGTCTCATTCGTTCAAACGGGCCGAAGCGGATCTCTCGCTTATCGAGCTACTGGCTTTACAGTTTCCTAACATCGACGCGGCAATCGCCGAATCAGCACGATTGGCCGCGGTTCAAACGCTCCCCAAGGGGGTCGTCCATGTGATAAGCGATATTCATGGCGAAGATAAAAAACTACAGCACGTGATTAACAACGCCTCGGGAACGCTCCGCCCTCTAGTCGAGGAGATGTTTGCCGAGACACTGACCGAAGCCGAACAGGAAGAGTTTTTGACCCTGATCTTCTACCCGGCCGAAGTCACCCAGCGCGTAGGCGAAACGGTCACCGAGCCGGATGAAATCCGGGCCTATGCCCAGCGGATGTTGATGCCGCAATTGGAGCTGCTGCGGTTCCTCGTCTCGAACTTCAGCCTGCGTCTGGCAACCAATGTGTTTCCCGCCGAGTACCGCGAACTGCTGCTGGAAATGATGCACGCTCCGTCGACCGAGCGGGGGCCAGCGTTCGTGGGTGCCATTTTGGATGAACTGGTTCGACGGGATCGCGCGCTGCATTTGATTCACTTGCTGGGACGGTTAATTCGTAACCTGGCAGTGGACGAATTGATCATCGCAGGCGACCTGTGGGATCGTGGGCCGCGAGGTGACCGGGTGATGGACTATCTTCGCTTGCAGCCAAATGTGGAGTTCATCTGGGGCAATCATGATGTGCTGTGGTTGGCGGCCTCGCTGGGACATGAAGCGGCGCTTTGCACCGTGCTTCGTATCTCACTACGGTATCGCCGGATTGGTCAGCTGGACGAAGGCTACAGCGTACCGCTCACGCCGCTGGAACACTTAGCCCGAACCGTTTACGCCGACGACCCGGCAGAGCGCTTCATGCCTAAAGGGGAGGGGATGCGTCCGCGGGAAGTGGTGGCCCGCATGCAAAAGGCGATCGCGATCATCCAGTTCAAGATGGAAGGAAAGATGATCGAGCGGAACCCGCAGTGGGATCTCGATCATCGCCGCTTAATGCATCGGATCGACCATGCCCAGGGCACAATCCAAATCGATGGCAAGACGTACGAACTACGCGACACCAACTTTCCCACCGTCAATCCCGACAACCCGTACGAATTGACGCCAGAGGAAGCGACCTGCTTATCGGCACTGAAGAACTCGTTCCTCAACAGCCAGAAGCTACGCGAGCAGATGCGTTTTCTGGTGGGCTACGGATCGATGTATCTGAAGCGTGACGAGTGCTTGATCTTCCATGGCTGCGTGCCGACCGACGAAGAAGGGAACTTCCTTCCGCTGGAAATCGATGGACGTTCTCTCTCCGGGCGCGCGATGTTCGAAGAGATCGAGAAAGTCGTTCGCCGCGCGGTAGTCGACTCGGACGAACCCGACCTCGACTTCCTCTGGTACCTGTGGAGCGGGCCGCGTTCGCCCCTGTTCGGGAAAGACCGCATCGCCACACTCGAGCGTGACTTCATTGCCGATAAATCGTCGCACCACGAATCGAAAGACGCCTACTTCTCGCTCATTCATGAGGTCGATTTTTGCGATAAGGTCCTCGCCGAGTTCGGCATGGATCCCGAAGGTGGGCTCATCGTTAACGGCCACGTGCCCGTAAAGGTCGAAGCTGGCGAATCGCCGCTGAAGCGGAGCGGCAAAGCGATCACAATCGATGGGGCATTTTCCGAAGCCTACGGAGACTTCGGCTATACATTGGTACTGGAACCAGGCCGAATCGTGCTGGCCCAACACAGTCACTTCGAATCGGTCGATGCAGCCATCCGAGATGGCGTCGACATCATCCCGCAAGTCCAAAGCATTCGGGAGTTCGCTTCCCCCAGACATACCCGCGATACCGAACGAGGCCAACGTATCCGCTACCGCATCGAAATGCTGGAACGCCTCATCGAAGCGTACCAAACCAATCGCCTTCACGAACGCCCGATGAAGGTCTCTGGGTAG
- a CDS encoding BlaI/MecI/CopY family transcriptional regulator: MKKKLPKPTEAELVLLSVLWQRGPSTVREVHDALPDSATGYTTTLKILQKMFDKGLVTRDETQRSHIYSAAIAAEQTQRQLLRDFVRRVFAGSPAQMVMQALSDEHASKEDLAAIRELLDDLESKGQKGTKK, from the coding sequence ATGAAGAAGAAACTCCCCAAACCGACCGAGGCTGAGCTCGTTTTGTTGAGTGTGTTGTGGCAACGCGGGCCGAGTACGGTTCGTGAAGTTCACGACGCGTTGCCAGATTCGGCGACCGGCTACACGACGACCCTTAAGATCTTGCAGAAGATGTTTGATAAGGGTCTCGTCACGCGTGATGAAACGCAGCGATCGCATATCTACTCTGCCGCGATCGCCGCCGAGCAAACCCAGCGGCAACTGCTCCGAGACTTCGTACGCCGCGTGTTTGCGGGCTCACCAGCACAGATGGTCATGCAGGCACTTTCCGACGAACATGCCTCGAAAGAAGACCTGGCAGCCATCCGCGAACTGCTGGACGACCTGGAATCCAAAGGACAAAAGGGAACTAAGAAATGA
- a CDS encoding DUF1559 domain-containing protein, producing MPARTHRGFTLVELLVVIAIIGVLIALLLPAVQQAREAARRMQCTNNLKQWALASHNFADINKGFMPLGAMNSGGKVENGQTYQRVTWPVFLWPFIEQTALADQYDFNIPFHDAPNLATQRVFVPGYYCPSDKVNVTQDQNDQYWRVMGSYVTNMGNTHLHQNAADQAIFTGSPFGVRHMYRFADLVDGTSNTAGFSEILIASPGKLDDNRGDMLNDEGSPGFMSINTPNSNVPDQCRACTPRTTLATNPEYRRMPCQPVGSNQEYQIAARSNHPGGVNVSMMDGSVRFVTETVSQNIWRAALSGRGGEATQLP from the coding sequence ATGCCTGCACGTACCCATCGTGGCTTTACCCTTGTCGAATTGTTGGTGGTCATCGCCATCATTGGCGTCTTGATCGCTTTGCTCCTGCCGGCTGTCCAACAAGCTCGCGAGGCAGCTCGCCGCATGCAATGCACCAATAATTTGAAACAATGGGCATTGGCCTCCCACAACTTTGCCGACATCAACAAAGGTTTTATGCCGCTGGGCGCGATGAATAGTGGCGGCAAGGTCGAGAACGGTCAAACGTATCAACGTGTTACCTGGCCCGTCTTCTTGTGGCCATTCATCGAACAAACCGCTTTAGCGGACCAATACGATTTCAACATTCCGTTCCACGACGCACCGAATCTTGCCACGCAGCGCGTGTTCGTGCCGGGCTATTACTGTCCTTCCGACAAGGTCAACGTCACTCAAGATCAAAACGATCAGTACTGGCGCGTCATGGGTAGCTATGTGACCAACATGGGCAACACGCATCTTCACCAAAATGCCGCCGATCAAGCGATCTTTACCGGATCGCCGTTTGGTGTCCGGCACATGTATCGATTTGCTGATCTGGTCGACGGAACCTCGAATACCGCTGGCTTTTCCGAGATTCTTATCGCTTCACCAGGCAAGTTGGACGACAACCGCGGTGACATGTTGAACGATGAAGGCAGCCCTGGCTTCATGTCGATCAACACCCCGAATTCGAACGTGCCAGATCAGTGCCGGGCTTGTACTCCGCGGACGACATTAGCTACCAACCCAGAATACCGCCGCATGCCTTGCCAGCCGGTTGGTAGCAATCAGGAATACCAGATCGCGGCACGCAGTAACCATCCAGGTGGTGTCAACGTGAGCATGATGGATGGTTCGGTCCGCTTTGTTACCGAAACCGTTTCGCAAAATATTTGGCGGGCTGCCCTTTCAGGCCGTGGTGGCGAAGCCACACAGCTTCCGTAG
- a CDS encoding glycine zipper domain-containing protein has product MRHVAPLLLLASTLLAGSVGCRSPYYQDKLALIGAGTGALAGAAIGNASGHSAGGAIIGGIVGATAGGAVGSHMDEVEARNQALIQERLGRSVEGATTYADVIAMSNAGLSDQVITTHIRRHGVAQVPQAQDLIYLKSNGVSDAVIGTLQAPPPTEVVRTVAPPPPRAVIVEEYHYGPHCWGPPPRRHVHHHHPGVSWGVSFSN; this is encoded by the coding sequence ATGCGCCACGTAGCGCCTCTGCTGCTTTTAGCATCGACCCTATTGGCCGGTAGTGTCGGTTGCCGCTCGCCTTATTACCAAGATAAGTTGGCCCTGATTGGTGCTGGCACTGGAGCACTTGCCGGTGCCGCAATCGGGAATGCCTCGGGGCATTCGGCCGGTGGTGCGATTATCGGCGGTATCGTCGGTGCCACAGCAGGCGGAGCGGTTGGCTCGCACATGGACGAAGTCGAAGCTCGCAATCAGGCCCTTATTCAAGAGCGTCTTGGCCGCAGCGTGGAAGGGGCGACGACTTACGCCGACGTGATCGCGATGAGCAACGCTGGTCTCAGCGATCAGGTCATCACCACACACATTCGTCGTCACGGGGTCGCCCAAGTTCCTCAGGCCCAAGATTTGATTTATCTGAAGAGCAACGGTGTCAGCGACGCCGTGATTGGAACCCTACAGGCACCACCTCCAACGGAAGTCGTCCGAACGGTTGCCCCGCCTCCACCGCGCGCGGTGATCGTGGAAGAATACCATTACGGTCCACATTGTTGGGGACCGCCGCCGCGACGTCATGTGCATCATCACCACCCTGGGGTAAGCTGGGGTGTTTCGTTCAGCAACTAA